ACGTCGTCCGGCTCCTTTTTCAGGCTGAATGATGCGCGTCCCGGCGGCGTCGCGCACGATGCGCCCCTGTACCGCGCCGAGTCGGCGAAGCGGGCTGCCGCAGGCGCACGGCCCGGCGAGCATGCGCGCCGCGTCCCCGGTGCGGAAGCGGATGAGCGGCATGCCGCGGCGCAGCAGCGTGCTCACCACGACCTCGCCCAAGGCGTTTTGTCCCAGGGGTAGGCCGCTTTCCGGGTCCACTATCTCGAAGAAAAGGTCCGCTTCGCGCAGATGATACCCCTGATGCGCCAAGCATTCCACCCCTCCGCCGAAGCCCGTCTCGGTCTGTCCGTAGTGGGCGAAGATCTCCGCGCCCCAGGCGTCGGCCACGGCCGCGCGCAGCTCGTCCGCCACGGGCTCGCCCGAGAGGAGCATGGTCCGCACCCGGCCCTTTCCGGCCTGGCGGGCCGAGGGATCGGCCATGAGGGCCGCCGCCTGCCGGGGCAGGGCGGCGACGCAGGAGATGCCCGCGTCGATCAGGAGCCGCGCGGTCTCGGCCGGGGAGCAGCCCTCGGGCGCGAACAGGGGGCGCGCGCCCATGCGGGCCGTGGCCCGGGCCAGCAGGTCGCTCGCGCCGTCCGGCGTGCGGCCGGGCAGGAGGACGAGCACCGCGTCGCCCGGGCGCGCCAGCATGGTCATGCCCTGGCTGAAGAAGTCGAGCGTGGCCGCCACGTCCTCGTCCGTGAGGAAGATGCGCTTGGGGCCGCCCGTGGTGCCGGAGGTGCTGATGGTCACCACGCGCGCCACCGCGCCCTGCGGGACGCAGAGCATGTGCTCGCCCGCCTCGCGCAGGTCGTCCGGCGTGGTGAAGGGGATCTGCGCCACTTCCTCGGGGGTCCTGGGAAAGTTCGGGGGCAGAGAGGCGAGGTGGTTGCGGTAGAACGGGCTCTTCTCCCGCGCCCAGGCCAGGGTGGCGCGCAGCGCGGCCAGCTGCCAGGCGGCCAGGGCCGCGGGATCGGGCGCGCCGTTCGGCCCGGAGACGCCGCTTCGCTCCGCCACCCAGGCGTCCAGGCTCGGGAAGAAGGTCATCGCGCCGCGCCCCGCCCGATTCCGCCCCGCCCGATCCCGTCCCGACCAGTCCGGCCTCGACCGGCTCGGCCCCGGTACAGGGTGCGGCCGTCGGCCGCGGTCAGGTTGTAGAGGCAGAAGGGGATGAGCCCGCTTTCCGGCCCGGCCACGTGGATGCAGCAGCCGCGCACCCGCTCCAGGTCCAGGCTCCAGGCGTCCTGGAAGGCCATGCAGGAGATGGTGAAGCGGTTCTCGCTCCCGGCCGCGGCCAGGAAGCGGTCGAAGTCGTCGGAAAGCTCCGTGAGCGGCCTTGCGGGCGCGGGCGCGGCCCACTGCCGGGCCGTGAAGGACTTGGACTTGCGCGCGCCCTCGGCCGCTTCGGGCGCGGCGCCGAAAATCTCCCCCTCGCGCGGGGAGCAGCAGCTCGACCCGCCCCCCTCGGGCAGGAGGGCGAGGCGGCCGTCCGGGCCGCGCAGGAAGGTGGCGGAAAAGGAGCACAGCTCGTGCTCGCAGCAGGGCGGGTGGAAGTCCTCGGCCGCGAGCGGCACCTCGGTCTGGGCCGCGAGCCCGGCCAGGACCTCGGGCAGGGTCAGCCCTCCGGCCCCCGCCGTCCCCGTATCCCACGGGTAGCGGCCGAAGGAGGCCGCGGGCTGGAAATGCACGCCGCGCACGGTCGGGGCGCGGGACAGGGCCAGGCGCAGGATGGTCCCGAGCTCGCGGTCGTTCACCCCGCGCGCCAGGGTGGGCACCAGGACCACGCCGAGCCCGGCCGCGGCGCAGGCGTCGATCGCGGCCAGCTTCTCGGCCAGCAGCGGGCGGCCGCGCAGGGCCGCGCAGGCCGCGTCAGAGCCGTCGAACTGCAGGAAGACCGAGACCAGCCCGGCCTCGGCCAGGCGCCGGGCATAGCCTGCCTCGCGGGCCAGGCGCAGGCCGTTTGTGTTCAGCTGCACGAAGGAGAAGCCCGCCTCGCGCGCCGCGCTCACGATCCCCGGCAGGTCCTCGCGCACCGTGGGCTCGCCGCCGGAAAGCTGCAGGTTGCACTGCCCGGCCTCGCGGCGCAGCCGCACCAGGCGCTCGGCCAGAAAGGCGAGGTCCGGATCGGGCGTGTCGGCCGTTTCCGAGGACGCGAAGCAGATGGGGCAGCCCAGGTTGCAGCGCTGCGTGATCTCCAGCACCGCGGTGCAGGTGTGCTGGCCGTGGTCGGGGCAGAGGCCGCAGTCGTAGGGGCATCCGGCGTCGCTTGCCGGGCCGGGCCTGAGCGGCGCGGAGGGCTTCTTGGGCCTGCGCCAGGAGCGCATGTCCGGCCCGCCGCGCCAGACCGGCACGCTGAAGGGGCCGTGCTCCGGGCAGTCGCGCTCGAGGAACACGGCGTCCCCGCGCAGCACGCGCCGCGCGGGCAGGCGCCGCAGGCAGACGGGGCAGAGGCTCTGCGTCTCGGAAAGGACTTCTTCGCCCGGCGTCCCGCCCGGAGTTTCCGCCGTCATTTCGCGCGCGCTCATTCTTCGCGCGGCACCGAGGGGTCCACGCCCTGCTCGGCCAGGATGGCCAGGAGCTGCCCCCAGGCGTCGGACAGGAGCTCGCCGCAGCGGCTCACGTCCGGCTTGCCCTCCGGGCATTCGCCCAGGATGTCGGCGCAGGTCATGCCGCCGTACTGCGCGGTGCGCTCGCCGAACCAGTCGTAGAACTCGGACACGGCCAGGTCGGCGCGCTCCGAGGCGGTCTCGTCGTCCGCGCCCTTGCCGAGGTAGAGGGAGAGGACGCAGGCCCCGCCCGTGAGCACCCCGCAGGTGGCGCCGCACTGGCCCATGCCGTGGCACAGCCCGCCCAGCGCGCGGATCAGGTCGGCGTTCTCGCGGCCCTGGGCCCCGAGCGCCAGAAGGCCCAGGATCTGGCTGCAGCAGTATCCCCGCCCGGCCAGGGGCAGGATGTCCATCATGTACTCGCTCATGCGTGCTCCTTCTGGCGGGGGGCCGCGGTTCCGGCCGCGGCGGCCGCGTGGGAAACGGCGATGCACAGGAAATAGCCCGGCCGTCCGGCGGCGCAGCCGCACTGGCCGTCCGTCCTCCCCGTGCCGAGCGACGGGGCCAGGTCCGCCAGGGAGAGCCCGGCGAAGAGCAGGCGGCCCGCAAGCTCGGCCAGGAGGCGGGAGTGGTCCTCGAAGAGGCGGACGGTAAATCCGGCTGCGCCCAGGCGCTGGAGGATTTCCTCCTGGGGCGCGGCCCCGGCCGCGCAGCCCGCCGCGCGGCGCGTTCCGGCCTCGGGCCGGGCGCGCAGGTAGAGGTCCGTGAGGATCAGGAACCCTCCGGGCGCGAGGACGCGGGAGAATTCGTCGAGCGCCCTGCCCGGCTCGCCAAGGAGCGAGAGGACGCATTCGCAGAGCACGGCCGCGCAGCTGTGCGCGGCCAGGGGAAGGGAGAGGGCCGAGGCGCGCAGCAGGGGGATAGCCGTCTGACCACTGGTGCGGCCGCAGGCGTGTTCGCGCGCATGGCCGAGCAGCTCGGGCGAGAGGTCGAGGCCCACGGGCGAGAGCCCGCGCCCGGCCAGCAGGGCCAGGCTCGCTCCCCGGCCGCAGCCCACGTCCGCCACGCGCGCGCCCGCGGGCAGGTCTCCCATGCCCGCGCACAGCTCCAGCCCCCGCGTCGTGAGCGCGGTGCCGCCGGGCCGCAGGGCATCGCCCGCCGCCTGCTGGAAGTCCGGGCGCGCGAACAGCGGCACCGCCGCGTCCATCACTTGTCCTCCAGCAGCTGCTCCACCTCGGTCATCTTGCCCACGGCCAGGGCCTCGGGCACCAGCACCATGCCGCAGGACGGGCAGGAGAGAAGCGAGATGGCGAACGCGCTGCCCAGGTAGGTGACCTCCGTGGTGCGCGGCTCCATGGTCCTGCCTTCCCCGCTCTTGCCGCAGGCGCAGGCCCAGTCGCCGGACTTGGGGAGGTAGACCATGCTCGTGCTGGTCGTGTTCGCCCTCTTCTCGCCGTCCGTCCCGTTGCCCTCCGCCGCGCCGTCGTCCATGGAGCCGGGCACCACCATGCGGTGGCACCAGGCGCGGGAGACGACCACGGCGTCGCCCTCGCGCGCGTACTCGACCCAGTAGGTCACGCGGCGGGGCCGGAAGTAGGCCAGGAAGCGGCCGCTCGCGCGCTCCACGAGCTTCTTGCCCGTGCGCTCGGCGCGCGCCACCGCGGCCGCCACGTCCTCGCGCAGGATGCGGCGCTCCTCCAGGGTCTCCTGGACCTCGGGCGGGATCTCGAGCCTGAGGCCCTGTTCCAGCTCGACTTCGGGGGGCGTCTCGCCCCAGACGTCGCGCAGCAGCGCGGCCTTGAGGCGCGCGCGCCGCTCGTGGCGCTCGGAGAAGCCCGGCCCCCGCCAGGCGGGATCGGCCTCCTCGCCGGACTCGGAGGGCGGGAAGAGGAAGTCCAGGACGTGCCAGGTGCGCTTGCCCTCGGCCGAGAGGCGGTCGCGGCACATGGCGCAGGACGCGGCGAAGTCGCGCGGGCTGAGCTCTGTGCGGCGCCTGGCCACCTCGTGCGCCATGGAGGGGTCCACGGCGCCCATGAGGCCGCCGTAGCCGCAGCACTCGGTATAGAGCCCGGAAAGCTCGAGCTCCTCGTA
The window above is part of the Desulfovibrio sp. X2 genome. Proteins encoded here:
- a CDS encoding DVU_1553 family AMP-dependent CoA ligase, giving the protein MTFFPSLDAWVAERSGVSGPNGAPDPAALAAWQLAALRATLAWAREKSPFYRNHLASLPPNFPRTPEEVAQIPFTTPDDLREAGEHMLCVPQGAVARVVTISTSGTTGGPKRIFLTDEDVAATLDFFSQGMTMLARPGDAVLVLLPGRTPDGASDLLARATARMGARPLFAPEGCSPAETARLLIDAGISCVAALPRQAAALMADPSARQAGKGRVRTMLLSGEPVADELRAAVADAWGAEIFAHYGQTETGFGGGVECLAHQGYHLREADLFFEIVDPESGLPLGQNALGEVVVSTLLRRGMPLIRFRTGDAARMLAGPCACGSPLRRLGAVQGRIVRDAAGTRIIQPEKGAGRRGRPSFDP
- the trsS gene encoding radical SAM (seleno)protein TrsS; this encodes MTAETPGGTPGEEVLSETQSLCPVCLRRLPARRVLRGDAVFLERDCPEHGPFSVPVWRGGPDMRSWRRPKKPSAPLRPGPASDAGCPYDCGLCPDHGQHTCTAVLEITQRCNLGCPICFASSETADTPDPDLAFLAERLVRLRREAGQCNLQLSGGEPTVREDLPGIVSAAREAGFSFVQLNTNGLRLAREAGYARRLAEAGLVSVFLQFDGSDAACAALRGRPLLAEKLAAIDACAAAGLGVVLVPTLARGVNDRELGTILRLALSRAPTVRGVHFQPAASFGRYPWDTGTAGAGGLTLPEVLAGLAAQTEVPLAAEDFHPPCCEHELCSFSATFLRGPDGRLALLPEGGGSSCCSPREGEIFGAAPEAAEGARKSKSFTARQWAAPAPARPLTELSDDFDRFLAAAGSENRFTISCMAFQDAWSLDLERVRGCCIHVAGPESGLIPFCLYNLTAADGRTLYRGRAGRGRTGRDGIGRGGIGRGAAR
- a CDS encoding DVU_1555 family C-GCAxxG-C-C protein, with the protein product MSEYMMDILPLAGRGYCCSQILGLLALGAQGRENADLIRALGGLCHGMGQCGATCGVLTGGACVLSLYLGKGADDETASERADLAVSEFYDWFGERTAQYGGMTCADILGECPEGKPDVSRCGELLSDAWGQLLAILAEQGVDPSVPREE
- the trsM gene encoding DVU_1556 family methyltransferase, coding for MDAAVPLFARPDFQQAAGDALRPGGTALTTRGLELCAGMGDLPAGARVADVGCGRGASLALLAGRGLSPVGLDLSPELLGHAREHACGRTSGQTAIPLLRASALSLPLAAHSCAAVLCECVLSLLGEPGRALDEFSRVLAPGGFLILTDLYLRARPEAGTRRAAGCAAGAAPQEEILQRLGAAGFTVRLFEDHSRLLAELAGRLLFAGLSLADLAPSLGTGRTDGQCGCAAGRPGYFLCIAVSHAAAAAGTAAPRQKEHA